From a single Paenibacillus sp. FSL R5-0345 genomic region:
- a CDS encoding peptidylprolyl isomerase: MMTRQERALRNTVVILAVASLMLGGLLFWSLRAMALLKGDTTESEISEIATAGGQPITDKQWMDELKKKHGYEVLVGIINHIVVEMEAKALGITVTDDEVEQELARTMVGYGSEEQYYAQMQSQLGLSRQEVFAETAYRLTLQAIATVGITINEADIDTYLDQNAERFTPKRELELSMIKVSSYEEGEQVMDRLEQGENFADLAREVSIDEASRQQGGSLGKVEEDDPFWPEGLLKTAASLDASDIAGPIQAEDDFAIIRLESIHSPAVPDQKEIRALIRQELALEQAPPLQQVESDLRTKYDVAINIDNSLQD, from the coding sequence ATGATGACGAGACAGGAACGCGCACTTCGCAATACGGTTGTTATTCTAGCTGTTGCATCTTTAATGCTCGGGGGTCTGTTATTCTGGAGTTTACGCGCCATGGCCCTTCTAAAAGGAGATACAACAGAGAGTGAAATATCGGAGATAGCGACTGCAGGCGGGCAACCGATAACAGATAAGCAGTGGATGGATGAGCTGAAAAAAAAGCATGGTTACGAAGTGCTAGTTGGAATAATCAATCATATTGTTGTGGAGATGGAAGCTAAGGCTCTGGGGATTACTGTGACGGATGATGAGGTTGAGCAGGAGCTTGCACGAACTATGGTTGGATACGGATCCGAAGAACAGTATTATGCGCAAATGCAGTCTCAGCTGGGTTTATCCCGTCAGGAAGTGTTCGCAGAGACAGCTTATCGTCTAACCTTACAAGCGATAGCCACCGTGGGTATTACGATTAATGAAGCGGATATCGATACTTATTTAGATCAAAATGCTGAGCGGTTTACTCCGAAAAGAGAACTAGAGCTCTCCATGATCAAGGTTTCATCTTATGAAGAAGGCGAGCAGGTAATGGATCGTTTGGAGCAGGGTGAGAACTTTGCTGATTTGGCTAGGGAAGTGTCCATTGATGAAGCGAGTCGGCAGCAAGGAGGCAGCTTGGGGAAGGTGGAGGAAGACGATCCTTTTTGGCCTGAAGGACTGCTTAAGACTGCGGCTAGTTTGGATGCGAGTGATATAGCGGGACCGATTCAGGCGGAGGACGACTTCGCTATCATTCGACTAGAGAGTATTCACTCTCCAGCAGTTCCGGACCAGAAGGAGATACGGGCGCTGATACGTCAAGAACTGGCTTTGGAGCAAGCACCTCCTCTACAACAAGTAGAGAGTGATTTGCGTACAAAATATGATGTGGCAATAAATATTGACAACAGCCTGCAAGATTGA
- the hslO gene encoding Hsp33 family molecular chaperone HslO: MEKKKDRLIRGTAMNGKVRAFAVRTTELVEELRRRHDTYPTATAALGRTVTAAAMMGAMLKGREKLCIMVKGDGPIGQIVAESNALGEVCGYVHHPHVHLPSNSMGKLDVAGAVGTEGFIDIIKDLGLKEPYRGSIPIISGELAEDFTYYFAVSEQTPAAVGLGVLVDTDESVIVAGGFIVQLLPGLTDAEITEIEKALGAMPSVTTLLDQGLEPEEMLRFLLPDAVVMDELDINFACQCSRERVEQTLISLGQAELERIIAEDEQAEVVCHFCNEAYVFNKDELQVILEQANS; encoded by the coding sequence ATGGAAAAAAAGAAGGATCGACTTATCCGTGGAACGGCTATGAATGGTAAAGTGAGAGCGTTTGCTGTCCGCACAACAGAATTGGTCGAGGAATTGCGGCGTAGACATGATACGTATCCGACGGCAACAGCCGCGTTAGGACGTACGGTTACCGCTGCAGCCATGATGGGCGCTATGCTCAAAGGTAGAGAGAAGCTATGCATCATGGTCAAAGGGGATGGACCGATTGGACAAATTGTTGCGGAGTCCAATGCGTTGGGAGAAGTGTGCGGATATGTACACCATCCTCACGTTCACTTACCTAGCAATAGCATGGGCAAATTAGATGTAGCTGGAGCTGTAGGGACGGAAGGGTTCATTGATATTATTAAGGATTTGGGTTTAAAGGAACCTTATCGAGGTAGTATTCCAATCATCTCTGGAGAGCTTGCAGAAGATTTCACTTATTATTTCGCTGTATCTGAGCAAACCCCAGCTGCCGTTGGCTTGGGTGTACTAGTAGATACTGATGAGTCAGTAATTGTAGCCGGAGGATTTATCGTGCAGCTTCTTCCAGGACTGACGGATGCGGAGATTACGGAGATCGAAAAAGCTCTAGGGGCTATGCCTTCCGTGACAACACTCCTTGATCAGGGCTTAGAGCCAGAAGAAATGCTGCGTTTTCTTTTGCCGGATGCCGTGGTTATGGATGAACTGGATATTAACTTTGCTTGTCAATGTTCGCGTGAGCGGGTAGAGCAGACATTGATTAGCCTTGGGCAAGCTGAACTGGAGAGAATAATTGCAGAAGATGAACAGGCTGAAGTTGTATGTCATTTTTGCAACGAGGCTTATGTTTTTAATAAGGACGAATTACAGGTCATTTTAGAACAAGCGAACTCGTAG